The Pelagibacterium halotolerans B2 nucleotide sequence CCAGGGAATGGCGATCACCGACAGTCGCGTGCCCGAAATCGAAAAAATCTGCGCTACGACAAGCGCGACAAAATCACGACGCCCGTTCACTCGTCTTCTCCCTTGCCCAAGGGCTGATAGGGAAAGCCATGCAGATGCACGGTGAAGGGCCGCCAGCCTTCAGCCAGTTCTTCGCCCGGCGCCGGTGCCTCTCCCTTGTGTTTCATGAGCAGGGCATGGATGTCTTCCATCAGCCCCTGCGCCGCCTCGGCCGACATGGCAATTGTGTAATCGGAAAAGGTCTGCGCCTTCTTCCACTCCTGTGGCAGGTCGTTGAACCCTTCATGGGCCCGCTGCATGGCCGCTGCATGATGGGAAATCACCGATTGCATCATGGCCATGCTGGCATCGAGCGCTTCGCCCCGCGCCTCGGAAAGCTCGATCATTGTCGATTCATGTTTTGCCTTCCACCAGCGGTCGCGCCTGTTGCCGCGCGTCTCATCGGCTTCGATGAACCCGTGCCCGGCCAATTGCCGCAAATGATAGCTCGTCGCCCCCGAATTGAGCCCCAGCCGCTCGGCCAGTGTCGTCGCCGTCTGCGGCCCCTCCATGCGCAATATGCCCAGCATTTTCAGCCGGTCGGGATGGGTCAGCGCCTTGAGCGCCTTGGGACCGGGCACGATTTTTGAAATTTCACGCATGGGAAGACCTCGATGGCTGTTGCCGCCGAGACTATAACCGCAAAGATTATTTTGCAAATATTTATTTGCAATCAAACGTTGGATGCGATTCCCAACCGCTCCCGAACAAAGTCCACACGCTCGGAAACGCCGATCTTGGGGAGTACGACAACCTCATACCCGAGCGCTGGATACGCCCGCTCCAACCGCTCATATTCCGCAACCGCTTCCTCGAAGCCATGCTGGCGTTCAGGATCGGTCACATAAATCTCCGGCCAGGGCGGCGTGAGAAACACCGTTCGATGATAGCGGTGCGCCGCCAATAGGCTCCGGTCCAGTTCGCCCCCGCCCGCCGCTTCGAGCGCGATGGCAGCATCGATCAGCCCCCTGTCGAAAAACACCCGGCCCTCGTAATTCTCGGCTCGCGCCCGGTCCTCCAGCGCCACCGCCATGGCCCGCCGCGCGAAAGCCGCCATGTCCACCCACGGCAGCGCGCGACCCTCCCCGGCCAATTCCTGCGCCACGATCCGCCGTCCCGGCTCTTCGACCGTTGCAAAGCCGCGCGCCGCCAATCCGGCAAGCAGGGTGGACTTGCCCCCGCCCGAACAGCCTGAAATCACGACAAATTTCTCGCTCATATCCACTCCATTGCAACGACCCCCGCGTCCCATTCCGGGACGGTCAAAATCTTTTTCGTCAAAATGAAAGAATTTTCGCCCCGGCAATCGGGCCATCGCGCCTTTACGCCACGGTTCGGCATAAAAAAATCGCCTTAACGCTTCATAAGCACTTGCCCCGATTCCCGGCCGGTTAACCAGATGGCAACCAGAATGAATGGTTTTGACGCCGTTTTAGCCCTCACAATCGCGGTCAATGCCGCTTTAGTATCCCGCCGCCCCGCCGCACC carries:
- a CDS encoding ArsR/SmtB family transcription factor encodes the protein MREISKIVPGPKALKALTHPDRLKMLGILRMEGPQTATTLAERLGLNSGATSYHLRQLAGHGFIEADETRGNRRDRWWKAKHESTMIELSEARGEALDASMAMMQSVISHHAAAMQRAHEGFNDLPQEWKKAQTFSDYTIAMSAEAAQGLMEDIHALLMKHKGEAPAPGEELAEGWRPFTVHLHGFPYQPLGKGEDE
- a CDS encoding AAA family ATPase; this encodes MSEKFVVISGCSGGGKSTLLAGLAARGFATVEEPGRRIVAQELAGEGRALPWVDMAAFARRAMAVALEDRARAENYEGRVFFDRGLIDAAIALEAAGGGELDRSLLAAHRYHRTVFLTPPWPEIYVTDPERQHGFEEAVAEYERLERAYPALGYEVVVLPKIGVSERVDFVRERLGIASNV